CCGCGGGACCGCTCTTCAGGCGATACCGCTCGCCGGCCCGCACGGCCCAGCCTGCCTGCGCGAGGGCGGCGACGATCGCGGCCTCCTCGACCACCGGCACCCAGACGTTGAGACCCGAGCGCCCGTGCGCCTCGATGCCGTGCGCGGCGAGCGCACGCCCGAGCGCGTCGCGCCGCGTCGCGTAGGTATCGGCCGCGCGCGCGAGCAGGCGATCCGTCGCGGAATCCGACCAGAGCATCGTGACGAGGTCCTGAAGGAGATGGCTCACCCAGCCGGTGCCGACGCTCTGCCGGCCCTCGACGCGGGCGACCGTCGTCGAATCGCCAGCCAGGATCGCCAGGCGCAGGTCGGGGCCCAGCGACTTCGAGACCGAGCGCACGAGCGCCCACCGCTCGCGCCCGTGACAGACGGAGACCGCCGGCGCACCGGCGACCGGTCCCGCATGGTCGTCCTCCACGACGAGGACCTCGGGATGCTTGGCGAGGACGGCGCGTAGCTCGCGTGCGCGGGCGGCGTCGACCGCGGCGCCGGTCGGGTTCTGGGCGCGTGGCGTGACGATGAACCCCTCGACTCCACTGCCGAGGGCGCGCGCAAGGTCGTCGGGGAGCGGGCCCGAGTCGTCGATCGCGACCGGCTCGGCGACGAGGCCGAGCGCGGCCACGAGGTCGAAGACGGCAACGTAGCCGGGGTCTTCGAGCGCAACCCGATCGCCCGGGCGCAGGTGGGCTTGCAGCACGCGCTCGATCCCGTCGAGGGCACCGCCGACGATCGCGAGGGAGTCGTGCGGGAGGCCTTCCCTCTCGAGCTGGCGCCCGGCGAGCGCGAGCAGCGCCGGACGATTCGCCGGCTCGCCGTAAAGACCCGGACGCCGCGGGAGGCGCGCGAGCGCTCGCGTGAGCGACGGGAGCAGCGCCGGGTCCGGGTTGCCGAGCGAGAGGTCCCGCAGGTGAGCCGGCGCCGGCGCGACCGGCCGGATCGGGAGCGGCGGCCGTGGGCTCACACGGGTCCCGCGCCTGCCCTGTGCGTGCACGAGCCCGCGCACGCGGAGCGTGCGGTACGCCGCAGCGACCGTCGTCGGACTGACCCGCAGCGCATGCGCCAGATCGCGAACCGTGGGGAGCGGCGTTCCCGCCGCGAGCCGGCCCTGGCGGATCGCGGTTTCCACGCTCGTCACGATGCCTCTTGCACCGTCTCCGCGGATTCCATATTGTGCCACTATGTTCATCAATTCGTACTGTAACAAAAATCAGCCCGGTGGTCAATGGCGGAGCTGAGTCCCACGCCGCGGACGCGCGTCCGCCGTCTCCCGAGCCGCGCGTCCTACGACCGCACCACGATCCACGCCATCCTCGACGAGGCGCTCGTCTGCCACCTCGGCTTCGTGCACGACGGGCAGCCCTTCGTCCTGCCGACGACCTACGCGCGGGTGGACGACGCGCTCTACCTGCACGGCTCCGCGGCGAGCCGGATGCTGCGCGGGCTGCGCGATGGAATTCCGGTCTGCGTCACCGTGACGCTCCTCGACGGCCTGGTCCTCGCGCGCTCCGCGTTCCACCACTCGATGAACTACCGCTCGGTGGTGATCCTCGGCGTCGCCGCCGAGGTGACCGACGCCGCCGAGCGGCTCGGTGCGCTCGAGGCGATCGTGGAGCACGTGAACCCGGGCCGCTGGCGGCAGGTGCGGCCGCCGAACGACCGCGAGCTCAAGGCGACGATCGTGCTCCGGCTGCCGATCGTCGAGGCGTCGGCCAAGGTCCGCACCGGACCGCCGCTCGACGATGCCGAGGACCTCGCCTGGCCGTGCTGGGCCGGGCACGTGCCGCTGCGACTGGTGGCGCTGGAGCCTGTCCCGGACGGCCAGCCGCCTGCCGGCGTCACCGCACCCAACGGGAGGATGCACGCATGACCGAGGAGAAGACCACCTTCTGCCGCATCTGCGAGGTCTACTGCGGGATGATCGCCACCGTCGAGGACGGCCGCATCACGCGGCTCCGGCCCGACGAGGACCACGTCGTCTCGAAGGGCTACGCCTGCCCGAAGGGCCTGGCGGCGCACCACGTGACGCACGACCCGGACCGCGTCCTCTTCCCGCTGAAGAAGGTCGACGGCAGCTGGCAGCGCGTCGCCTGGGAGCAGGCGATCGCCGAGATCGCCGAGCGCCTGAACCGCATCCGCCGCACCCACGGCCCGGACGCGATCGCGCTCTACACGGGGAACCCGGCGGGCTACTCCTACAGCCACCGCATCGCCTCGTCCAACTGGATCGCCGCCGTCGGCAGCCGCAACAGCTACGGCGCCGGCTCGCAGGACAACCTGGCCGACTTCCTCGCCTCGAAGTTCCTCTACGGCGCCTGCTTCCTGCAGCCGATCCCCGACGTCGCGCGCACGCGCTTCCTCCTCGTCGTCGCGACGAATCCCGCGATCTCCCAGGGGACGCTCGTCCACATGGCCGACGCGAAGTCCCAGCTGCGCGCCGTCCGCGAGCGCGGCGGCAAGGTGGTGGTCATCGACCCGCGGCGCTCGGAGACGGCGCGGCTCGCCTCGGAGCATCACTTCATCCGCCCGGACACCGACGTCTTCCTGCTCCTCGCGATGACGCACGTGATCCTCGCCGAGGGGCTCGAGGCGAAGGAGTTCCTGGCGCGCCACGTCGAGGGCGTGGACGTGCTCCGGGACATCGTGCGACCGTTCACGCCGGAGCTCGCCGCCGCGCGGACGGGCATCCCGGCCGACACGATCCGGCGCCTGGCGCGCGAGTTCGCGGGCGCCCCGGCGGCGTGCGCTTTCGGACGGGTCGTGTGCGGCCGCTTCGGGACGCTCGCGGCCTGGAGCCTCGAGGTGCTGAACATCGTCACCGGGAACCTCGACCGCCCGGGCGGGTCGATCTTCTCCGAGGGCCTCGTCGACCTCGTCGACGTCGTCGCCCGCCTCGGCCTCGACGGCTACGGCAAGCACCGGAGCCGCGTCGGCAACCTCCCCGGCGTCCTCGGCGAGCTGCCGAGCGGCGTGCTCGCCGACGAGATCACGACGCCGGGGCCCGGACAGGTGCGCGCCCTCGTCGTCACGGCGGGCAACCCGGTGCTCTCGACGGCGAACGGGCCGGCGCTCGCCGCCGCCATGCGCCAGCTCGAGTGCTCGGTGGCTCTCGACTTCTACGTGAGCGAGACCGCCTCGCTCGCCGACTACGTGCTCCCGTGCGCGACGTACTTCGAGCGAGAGGACTATCCCATCTTCCACACCCAGCTCATGACCGAGCCGTACGCGCAGTGGACCGAGCCGCTGATCCCACCGCAGGGCGAGGCAAAGACGGAATGGGAGATCTTCGCGCTGCTCTCCGATGCGATGGGCGTCCCGTTCCTCAACAGCCGCGTCGCCACCTGGATGCGCAGGGGGCTCCGGCTCGTGGGCCGCGACTTCTCGCCGCGCTGGATCATGGATGCGATGATCCGGCTCGGGCCGTACGGCAACCGCTACCTGCCGTGGCGGCGGGGCTTCACGCTCGCCGCGGTGACCAAGCACCGCCACGGCGTCCGGCTCCCCGCGCCGCCGACGGGCGTGCTCGGAAAGAAGCTCCGGACGCCCGATCGCAAGGTCCATCTCTGGAACCGCGAGCTCGACGGCGAGCTCGTCCGGCTGCGCGGCACGATGGAGAACGGGGACGACCCCGCCTTCCCGCTGCGGTTGATCGGCCGGCGCGACATCCGGTCCAACAACAGCTGGCTCCACAACGTGCCGCGGCTCATGCGCGGCGAGCGCTGCCACCGGCTGCGGATGCACCCCGACGACGCCGCACGGCTCGGCCTCGCCGACGGCTTGCGGGCCGTCGTGCGCAGCCGTGTTTCGGCCGTGGAGGTCGAGGTGCGCGTGACCGAAGAGGTGATGCCGGGCGTCGTGAGCCTCCCCCACGGCTGGGGGCACGGCTACGAGACGAACCGGCGCGTGGCGACGCAGGATCCCGGGCCCAACTGCAACGCGCTCATCGACCAGCGCACGATCGAGCCACTGGCGGGCATGGCGTTTCTGAACGGGTTCCCGGTCGCGGTCGAGCCGGTCGGCGCCGCGGGAGGTGCCTCATGAACGTCTCCGCGGCGGCCATTCCCGACCGGGACGCGGCCCGCTTCGTCGAGCGGTTCGGCGACGCCTGGGCCGGACCGCATCCCGAGGCGCTGCTCGATCTGCTCCACCCGGAGGTCCGGCTGCTTCAGCCGATCTTCGGGCCAACGACCGGGCGCGCCGCCGCCGACGGCGGATTCGTCCGCCCGCTCCTGCGCTTCCTGCCGGACCTGCGCCTGAGGGTGGCGCGCTGGAGCGCCGTGGGCGACGTCGTCTTCATCGAGTGGAACGCGAGCGCGACGCTTGCCGGGAGGCCGCTGCGGTGGTCGGGCGTCGACCGGTTCCTCCTCGCCGGGGAACGGGCGATCGAGCGCGTCGCGTACTTCGACGCGCTTCCGTTGTTCATGGCGGTCCTGCTGCGTCCGTCGTGCTGGCCCGCGTTCCGGCGATCGGGGCTGTGGCGCTCGTGGCGAACGATGCTCGTCTCTCACGCCGGCGCCCGGAGGACGTCCTAAGCCCGGCGCCTCTCAGTCGACCCGCCCCTCGAGCTCGATCAGCTCGATCTTGTACCCATTCGGGTCCTCGATGAAGGCGATGGTCGACCCGCCGTGCTTCATCGGCCCCGGCTCGCGCGTGACCTTCACACCCTTGGCGCGCAGCTGCTCGACCGCCCGGTGGATCCCCGCGACGCCGAGCGCGACGTGGCCGTAGCCGGTGCCGATGTCGTAGCTCTTCGTGTCCCAGTTCCAGGTGAGCTCGAGGACGGCCTCGCGCTCCTCGGGCCCGTAGCCCACGAAGGCGAGCGTGAAGCGGCCGCCCGGGTAGTCCTTGCGGCGGAGCAGCCGCATGCCGAGGGCCTCGCAGTAGAAGCGCAGGGACTCCTCGAGGTCGTTCACGCGCAGCATGGTGTGGAGCAGGCGCATGGCCCAGGGTTCACCTCGGCCCGACGGGAATGTCAATCGGGCCGCGGCGTGAAATCACGCCGGCAAACGTGTACATGCTCGTGATGCCCGGTCGCCGGAAGTCGCGTGAGGTGCTGGGGCTGCCCGGCGGCCTGCCGCTGGCGGTCGCGCTCCGGCGTACGGCCGCGGGCGGCTACGACCTGGAGGCCTTCGGGGCCGACCTGTTCGCCGGCACGGTGGTCGGCATCGTCGCCCTGCCGCTCTCCATGGCGCTCGCCATCGCGGTCGGCGCACCGCCCCAGCACGGGCTCTACACCGCGATCGTGGCCGGCACGGTGGCGGCGCTCACCGGCGGGTCCAAGTTCCAGGTGACGGGGCCGACGGCGGCCTTCGTGGTCGTCCTGGGCCCGATCGTGTCGCGCTTCGGCCTCTCGGGGCTCCTCACCGCGGGGCTCATGGCGGGCCTCCTGCTGGTCGCGATGGGCACCGCGCGGCTCGGGCGGCTGGTCGAGTTCATCCCGCATCCCGTCACCACCGGCTTCACCGCCGGCATCGCGACCGTGATCGCCACCCTCCAGCTGAAGGACGTGCTCGGCCTGCACGTCGCCCGCATGCCCGAGCGCTTTCCCGACAAGGTGGCCGCCCTGTGGGCGGCGCGCGGCAGCGCCTCGCTCGTGGAGTGCGGGGTCGCCGCCGCGACGCTCGCACTCCTCCTCCTGGCGCCTCGTCTCACGCGCCGGGTGCCCGCGCCGCTGGTGGCGATCGGCACCGTGACGTTCGCCGCGTGGGCGCTGGGGGTGCCCGCCGACACGCTCGGAACGCGGTTCCACACGACCATCGGCGGACATGAGGTCGCCGGCATCCCGCCGCTGCCGCCGCTCCCGCAGCTCCCGTGGGGCGACGGGCCGTTGACCTTCCGCCTGGTCGAGAAGCTCCTGCCCTCGGCGTTCGCGATCGCCATGCTGGGCGCGATCGAATCGCTCCTCTCGGCGGTCATCGCCGACGGCATGACGGGCAAGCGCCACGACCCCGACGCGGAGCTGGTGGGCCAGGGCCTCGCCAACATCGTGGCGCCGTTCTTCGGCGGCATCGCCGCCACCGGCGCGCTCGCCCGCACCGCGACCAACATCCGCGCCGGCGCACGCTCGCCGCTGGCGGCGATCGTCCACGCGATGGTCGTGCTCGCCTGCATCCTCCTCCTCGCCCGCGTCGTCTCCTACGTGCCGATGGCGTCGCTCGCGGCACTGCTCCTCGTGATCGCCTGGAACATGTCCGAGCTGCGGCACGTGGGCCACGTGCTGCGCGTCGCCCCGAAGAGCGACGTGTTCGTGCTGGTCACGTGCTACGTCCTCACCGTGGTCTTCGACATGGTGCTCGCGGTGGGCGTCGGGATCGTGCTCGCCGCGCTTCTCTTCATCGGCCGCATGGCCGAGCTCACGCAGGCCCGGCTTCTCCAGCAGGGCGACGACGAGGAGTCGCGGCGCCTGCTGCCGCGCGGCGTCGCGTTCTACGAGATCAGGGGTCCCCTCTTCTTCGGAGCGGCCCAGAACGCGATGAGCGCCCTCGGGGCGATCGCCGCCGACGTGCAGGTGGTCATCCTCGGCCTCGGCCGTGTGCCGGTGATCGACGCCACGGGGCTGGTGGCCCTCGAGAGCGCCCTCGAGCGCCTCCGCCGCGCCCGCAAGTTCGTGATCGTCGCCGGCCCGCTCCCCGAGCCGCGCCGCATCTTCGAGAAGGCCGAGCTCGAGGCGAGCCTCGACCACGTCCTCTTCGCCGACGACGTGGAGCAGGCGCAGCAGATCGCGATCGACCTGGTGACGCTCAACCCCAACTGGGGCGCGGCGCTGCCGC
This region of Deltaproteobacteria bacterium genomic DNA includes:
- a CDS encoding aminotransferase class I/II-fold pyridoxal phosphate-dependent enzyme, with amino-acid sequence MNIVAQYGIRGDGARGIVTSVETAIRQGRLAAGTPLPTVRDLAHALRVSPTTVAAAYRTLRVRGLVHAQGRRGTRVSPRPPLPIRPVAPAPAHLRDLSLGNPDPALLPSLTRALARLPRRPGLYGEPANRPALLALAGRQLEREGLPHDSLAIVGGALDGIERVLQAHLRPGDRVALEDPGYVAVFDLVAALGLVAEPVAIDDSGPLPDDLARALGSGVEGFIVTPRAQNPTGAAVDAARARELRAVLAKHPEVLVVEDDHAGPVAGAPAVSVCHGRERWALVRSVSKSLGPDLRLAILAGDSTTVARVEGRQSVGTGWVSHLLQDLVTMLWSDSATDRLLARAADTYATRRDALGRALAAHGIEAHGRSGLNVWVPVVEEAAIVAALAQAGWAVRAGERYRLKSGPAVRITVAGLAPRDADRLAAALARSLRPERRLASA
- a CDS encoding pyridoxamine 5'-phosphate oxidase family protein, which produces MAELSPTPRTRVRRLPSRASYDRTTIHAILDEALVCHLGFVHDGQPFVLPTTYARVDDALYLHGSAASRMLRGLRDGIPVCVTVTLLDGLVLARSAFHHSMNYRSVVILGVAAEVTDAAERLGALEAIVEHVNPGRWRQVRPPNDRELKATIVLRLPIVEASAKVRTGPPLDDAEDLAWPCWAGHVPLRLVALEPVPDGQPPAGVTAPNGRMHA
- a CDS encoding formate dehydrogenase; translation: MTEEKTTFCRICEVYCGMIATVEDGRITRLRPDEDHVVSKGYACPKGLAAHHVTHDPDRVLFPLKKVDGSWQRVAWEQAIAEIAERLNRIRRTHGPDAIALYTGNPAGYSYSHRIASSNWIAAVGSRNSYGAGSQDNLADFLASKFLYGACFLQPIPDVARTRFLLVVATNPAISQGTLVHMADAKSQLRAVRERGGKVVVIDPRRSETARLASEHHFIRPDTDVFLLLAMTHVILAEGLEAKEFLARHVEGVDVLRDIVRPFTPELAAARTGIPADTIRRLAREFAGAPAACAFGRVVCGRFGTLAAWSLEVLNIVTGNLDRPGGSIFSEGLVDLVDVVARLGLDGYGKHRSRVGNLPGVLGELPSGVLADEITTPGPGQVRALVVTAGNPVLSTANGPALAAAMRQLECSVALDFYVSETASLADYVLPCATYFEREDYPIFHTQLMTEPYAQWTEPLIPPQGEAKTEWEIFALLSDAMGVPFLNSRVATWMRRGLRLVGRDFSPRWIMDAMIRLGPYGNRYLPWRRGFTLAAVTKHRHGVRLPAPPTGVLGKKLRTPDRKVHLWNRELDGELVRLRGTMENGDDPAFPLRLIGRRDIRSNNSWLHNVPRLMRGERCHRLRMHPDDAARLGLADGLRAVVRSRVSAVEVEVRVTEEVMPGVVSLPHGWGHGYETNRRVATQDPGPNCNALIDQRTIEPLAGMAFLNGFPVAVEPVGAAGGAS
- a CDS encoding nuclear transport factor 2 family protein — encoded protein: MNVSAAAIPDRDAARFVERFGDAWAGPHPEALLDLLHPEVRLLQPIFGPTTGRAAADGGFVRPLLRFLPDLRLRVARWSAVGDVVFIEWNASATLAGRPLRWSGVDRFLLAGERAIERVAYFDALPLFMAVLLRPSCWPAFRRSGLWRSWRTMLVSHAGARRTS
- the gloA gene encoding lactoylglutathione lyase, which gives rise to MRLLHTMLRVNDLEESLRFYCEALGMRLLRRKDYPGGRFTLAFVGYGPEEREAVLELTWNWDTKSYDIGTGYGHVALGVAGIHRAVEQLRAKGVKVTREPGPMKHGGSTIAFIEDPNGYKIELIELEGRVD
- the dauA gene encoding C4-dicarboxylic acid transporter DauA, whose translation is MPGRRKSREVLGLPGGLPLAVALRRTAAGGYDLEAFGADLFAGTVVGIVALPLSMALAIAVGAPPQHGLYTAIVAGTVAALTGGSKFQVTGPTAAFVVVLGPIVSRFGLSGLLTAGLMAGLLLVAMGTARLGRLVEFIPHPVTTGFTAGIATVIATLQLKDVLGLHVARMPERFPDKVAALWAARGSASLVECGVAAATLALLLLAPRLTRRVPAPLVAIGTVTFAAWALGVPADTLGTRFHTTIGGHEVAGIPPLPPLPQLPWGDGPLTFRLVEKLLPSAFAIAMLGAIESLLSAVIADGMTGKRHDPDAELVGQGLANIVAPFFGGIAATGALARTATNIRAGARSPLAAIVHAMVVLACILLLARVVSYVPMASLAALLLVIAWNMSELRHVGHVLRVAPKSDVFVLVTCYVLTVVFDMVLAVGVGIVLAALLFIGRMAELTQARLLQQGDDEESRRLLPRGVAFYEIRGPLFFGAAQNAMSALGAIAADVQVVILGLGRVPVIDATGLVALESALERLRRARKFVIVAGPLPEPRRIFEKAELEASLDHVLFADDVEQAQQIAIDLVTLNPNWGAALPPVAAA